A stretch of the Terriglobales bacterium genome encodes the following:
- a CDS encoding cupin domain-containing protein, with protein MRRKMFWLMLLAGAVALAGIYGVQTVRANDASGGFKGSTLFTATWDEFDVFNKQLVPASDTDGAASVWLSQQKTKGKSDVYVQTNSWPAGASTGWHTHPGHSLIYVTSGTLTVYDSLNCEQHVYTAGQTFVDHGGDHVHVIRNESGTEAATGYAIQIIPHGAQRRINADPPEACSTIQ; from the coding sequence ATGCGAAGAAAAATGTTCTGGTTGATGCTGCTGGCTGGTGCGGTTGCGCTGGCAGGAATTTATGGTGTCCAGACGGTGCGGGCGAATGACGCGAGCGGAGGGTTCAAGGGATCGACCCTATTTACAGCAACTTGGGATGAATTTGACGTCTTCAACAAGCAACTGGTGCCGGCGTCGGACACCGACGGCGCAGCAAGCGTCTGGTTATCGCAACAGAAAACTAAGGGCAAGTCGGACGTATATGTCCAAACTAACTCGTGGCCGGCGGGGGCGAGCACGGGGTGGCATACCCACCCGGGGCACAGCTTGATCTATGTCACGTCGGGGACCCTGACGGTGTACGACTCGCTGAACTGCGAGCAGCACGTCTATACGGCCGGGCAGACGTTCGTGGACCATGGTGGCGACCATGTTCACGTGATCCGAAACGAGAGCGGCACGGAGGCGGCGACGGGATACGCAATCCAGATTATTCCGCATGGCGCGCAGCGCAGAATTAACGCCGACCCTCCGGAGGCGTGCAGCACGATCCAGTAG